In Cystobacter fuscus DSM 2262, one DNA window encodes the following:
- a CDS encoding right-handed parallel beta-helix repeat-containing protein gives MIKTRWFVSPRGPGVSDTNDGSSSRPFASIREALRVASPGDVILIRAGTYEEHLVLGKSLARAGTPEAPIILRGEGMPKLRASKPEHPLVQVRLPHWRIEGLELDMGGSSACAVSFSHTTQGSCLSHCDVHGGTGSGISTREGASGVLIENNHIHDFHREQAGQDCHGVVIHATSQGITLRGNHIHDTSGDAVQCLQPDDGRTRPARGVLIEDNTLESAQGCAVSIKTSHEITVRGNRMRDFRCCEGGWRGGDAILVHYSAWNVLIEHNLISEAGGGICVGGLKDEGMPDPSRVVVRDNTIRDISLERARNNDAVGIRVSNASDVQLIHNTIGRTGGFAVSLGEGGDGISRGVEVLGNTMIAARLVRLGLDRPGLQMNLNRYSCGGLFDAGVLGQTHGLTEWQRFTRLDEDSLLEG, from the coding sequence ATGATCAAGACGAGGTGGTTCGTGAGTCCCAGGGGTCCTGGCGTATCGGACACGAATGACGGCTCCTCCTCCCGTCCCTTCGCCAGCATCCGCGAGGCGCTGCGCGTCGCGAGCCCCGGTGATGTCATCCTGATCCGGGCGGGCACCTATGAGGAGCACCTCGTGCTGGGCAAGAGCCTGGCCCGGGCGGGCACCCCGGAGGCACCCATCATCCTGCGCGGCGAGGGCATGCCGAAGCTGCGCGCCAGCAAGCCCGAGCACCCCCTGGTCCAGGTGCGGCTGCCCCACTGGCGCATCGAGGGCCTCGAGCTGGACATGGGCGGGAGCAGTGCCTGCGCCGTCAGCTTCAGTCACACCACCCAGGGGTCGTGCCTGTCTCACTGCGACGTGCACGGCGGGACGGGCAGTGGCATCTCCACCCGCGAGGGGGCGAGCGGCGTCCTCATCGAGAACAACCACATCCATGACTTCCACCGGGAGCAGGCCGGTCAGGATTGCCACGGCGTGGTGATTCACGCCACCTCCCAGGGCATCACCCTGCGCGGCAATCACATCCACGACACCTCGGGAGACGCGGTGCAGTGCCTCCAGCCGGATGACGGGCGGACGCGGCCCGCCCGGGGCGTGCTCATCGAGGACAACACCCTTGAGTCGGCCCAGGGGTGCGCGGTGAGCATCAAGACGAGCCATGAGATCACCGTGCGCGGCAACCGCATGCGCGACTTCCGCTGCTGCGAAGGCGGTTGGCGCGGAGGGGATGCCATCCTCGTCCACTACTCGGCCTGGAACGTGCTCATCGAGCACAACCTCATCTCCGAGGCGGGGGGAGGCATCTGCGTGGGCGGCTTGAAGGACGAGGGCATGCCGGACCCCAGCCGGGTCGTGGTGCGCGACAACACCATTCGTGACATCTCCCTCGAGCGTGCCCGGAACAATGACGCCGTCGGCATCCGCGTGAGCAACGCCAGCGATGTGCAGCTCATCCACAACACCATCGGGCGGACGGGAGGCTTCGCGGTGAGCCTCGGCGAGGGGGGCGACGGCATCAGCCGTGGCGTCGAGGTGTTGGGGAACACGATGATCGCCGCCCGGCTCGTCCGGCTGGGGCTGGATCGGCCGGGACTCCAGATGAATCTCAACCGTTACTCCTGTGGGGGCCTGTTCGACGCGGGAGTCCTGGGGCAGACGCACGGACTCACCGAGTGGCAGCGGTTCACGCGTCTGGATGAGGACTCCCTCCTGGAGGGCTGA
- the clpP gene encoding ATP-dependent Clp endopeptidase proteolytic subunit ClpP, translating to MNIPLVIETTHRGERAYDLYSRLLKDRIVMLGTPVNDDVANIIVAQLLFLESEDPDKGISLYINSPGGSVTAGLAIYDTMQYVKCPVSTICIGQAASMGALLLLAGSPGKRYALPNSRIMIHQPLGGAQGQASDIDIQAKEILRLRSYINGLFVKHTGHNIERIEKDTERDYFMSAEEARQYGLIDEVVSKQILSPAPSKG from the coding sequence ATGAACATTCCCCTCGTCATCGAGACCACCCATCGGGGTGAGCGCGCCTACGATCTCTACAGTCGGCTCCTCAAGGACCGCATCGTCATGCTGGGCACGCCGGTGAATGATGATGTGGCCAACATCATCGTCGCCCAGCTGCTCTTCCTCGAGTCCGAGGACCCCGACAAGGGCATCAGCCTCTACATCAACTCGCCGGGAGGCTCGGTGACGGCGGGCCTGGCCATCTACGACACGATGCAGTACGTCAAGTGCCCCGTGTCGACCATCTGCATCGGGCAGGCGGCCTCCATGGGCGCGCTGCTGCTGCTCGCCGGGTCGCCGGGCAAGCGCTACGCGCTGCCCAACTCGCGCATCATGATCCACCAGCCGCTCGGTGGCGCCCAGGGCCAGGCGTCGGACATCGACATCCAGGCCAAGGAAATCCTCCGCCTGCGCTCGTACATCAACGGCCTGTTCGTGAAGCACACCGGCCACAACATCGAGCGCATCGAGAAGGACACCGAGCGCGACTACTTCATGAGCGCCGAGGAGGCCCGGCAGTACGGCCTCATCGACGAGGTGGTGTCCAAGCAGATCCTCTCGCCCGCTCCCTCCAAGGGCTAG
- a CDS encoding alpha/beta fold hydrolase, with product MRFSRLEVLGWALLCALVVACTHHASSGASQPLDTGEHQQVVNGVRLYYRVAGEAPRRQAPVLFLHGGPGYNSYSFARLMGARLERGQRMVYLDQRGCGRSERPWDNTYSLEVLLRDLEALRQELDVERWVLMGHSFGATLALEYAARYPERVVGVVYVSGMSDAAFSFATWKQELERLHPGRIAVTDPAGSASDYAQVMKALRGLDAQAFFNRLQFHDAVYLQQQEAVDMESGLRNTGELSRTLFATELTQYRFSQPERVSAPVLVIGGRHDSSIGLPSLKALAASLPRATFLEYEKSGHFPYLEEADRFEQDVKGFLGSLR from the coding sequence ATGCGTTTCTCGCGTCTCGAAGTCCTTGGGTGGGCCCTCTTGTGTGCGCTGGTGGTCGCATGTACCCACCATGCCTCCTCCGGCGCTTCCCAGCCGCTCGACACGGGTGAGCACCAGCAGGTCGTCAATGGCGTGCGGCTGTACTACCGCGTGGCGGGCGAGGCACCCCGCCGGCAGGCGCCGGTGCTCTTCCTGCACGGAGGCCCTGGCTACAACAGCTACAGCTTCGCGCGGCTGATGGGCGCGCGACTGGAGAGGGGCCAGCGCATGGTGTACCTGGACCAGCGCGGCTGCGGCCGCTCCGAGCGTCCCTGGGACAACACCTACTCCCTGGAGGTGCTGCTGCGCGACCTGGAGGCGCTGCGGCAGGAGCTGGACGTGGAGCGCTGGGTGCTCATGGGCCACTCCTTCGGCGCCACGCTCGCCCTGGAATACGCGGCCCGCTACCCCGAGCGCGTGGTGGGCGTGGTGTACGTGAGCGGCATGTCGGACGCGGCCTTCTCCTTCGCCACCTGGAAGCAGGAGCTGGAGCGGCTGCACCCCGGGCGCATCGCGGTGACGGATCCGGCGGGCAGCGCGTCCGACTATGCCCAGGTGATGAAGGCCCTGCGCGGCCTGGATGCCCAGGCCTTCTTCAACCGGTTGCAGTTCCACGACGCCGTGTACCTGCAACAGCAGGAGGCGGTGGACATGGAGAGCGGCCTGCGCAACACGGGAGAGCTGTCACGCACCCTGTTCGCCACCGAGCTCACCCAGTACCGCTTCTCCCAGCCCGAGCGCGTCAGCGCGCCGGTGCTCGTCATCGGCGGCCGCCATGACTCCTCCATCGGCCTGCCCAGCCTCAAGGCCCTGGCGGCGTCCCTGCCCCGCGCCACCTTCCTCGAGTACGAGAAGAGCGGGCACTTCCCCTACCTGGAAGAGGCGGACCGCTTCGAGCAGGACGTGAAGGGCTTCCTGGGGTCGCTGCGCTGA
- a CDS encoding M48 family metalloprotease, producing MRIRSSTGRGLLAVGLLLLFYVGMSGLALGLLSLPYVLQVGPRLHTLLTVLCVAAGGALLWSLVPRLEHFEPPGLLLTEAEHPRLFAMIRDVARRMEARMPEDLYLIADVNAYVSQVGGVLGLGGRRVMCLGMGLFAVDNVSQLRAAVAHELGHFQGGDMRLMGLLCATRQAMARSLALFGRDEHALLRWPLAWMCGTFLRLTQALSREQELVADGWSVRIAGKQAHVSGLRWEALHAAGYRRFLEQEVWPLADRGVVPDNLFEGYRRYLASAAWREGLGELTAAASERAPCPYDSHPSLDERVAFAERFELPDEPVDETPASSLLSNVEALERCFTQRQWPHAVELMSWTEAGARWSVLWNETASRVQVRVPGFCLARVVELLQDAAAWGPFAEAIQPRLVGYRAPDRDERVLEVVSHAASAYLASILAQHGMVWRTSPGEPLRLEREGEPVDPTALVEGVLEGRLGVEAVEGLCARLAVARDAAWSVREEEREGALAPLVPVKVEHAGDAVTVCAPFSRLGLPQCCAVCGGDLCRHVQTRFHVGGMLSDHGDITIEVPVCQTHALQPHKAFKVRRYEQASDLITLEVPSLEYARLIQRSNA from the coding sequence ATGCGAATCCGTTCGTCCACAGGTCGCGGCTTGCTCGCCGTGGGACTGCTGCTGCTGTTCTACGTGGGCATGAGCGGGCTCGCGTTGGGGCTGCTCTCCCTGCCCTATGTGCTGCAAGTGGGCCCTCGCCTGCACACGTTGCTCACCGTGCTGTGCGTGGCGGCTGGGGGCGCGCTCCTCTGGAGCCTGGTGCCGCGGCTCGAGCACTTCGAGCCTCCGGGGCTGTTGCTCACCGAGGCCGAGCACCCGCGGCTGTTCGCGATGATTCGCGACGTGGCCCGGCGCATGGAGGCGCGCATGCCCGAGGACCTGTACCTCATCGCCGACGTCAACGCCTACGTGTCTCAGGTGGGCGGGGTGCTGGGGCTCGGTGGCCGGCGGGTGATGTGTCTGGGCATGGGGCTGTTCGCGGTGGACAACGTGTCGCAGTTGCGCGCGGCGGTGGCGCACGAGCTCGGTCACTTCCAGGGAGGGGACATGCGGCTGATGGGGCTGCTGTGCGCCACGCGCCAGGCGATGGCGCGCTCCCTGGCGCTGTTCGGGCGGGACGAGCACGCGCTGCTGCGCTGGCCCCTCGCGTGGATGTGCGGGACGTTCCTGCGCCTCACCCAGGCGCTCAGCCGGGAGCAGGAGTTGGTGGCGGATGGCTGGAGCGTGCGCATCGCCGGCAAACAGGCGCATGTGTCGGGGCTGCGCTGGGAGGCGCTGCACGCGGCGGGCTACCGCCGCTTCCTCGAACAGGAGGTGTGGCCCCTGGCCGACCGGGGCGTGGTGCCCGACAACCTCTTCGAGGGCTACCGGCGCTACCTGGCGAGCGCCGCCTGGCGCGAGGGCCTGGGGGAGTTGACGGCCGCGGCGTCCGAGCGTGCCCCGTGCCCCTATGACTCGCACCCGAGCCTGGACGAGCGCGTCGCGTTCGCCGAGCGGTTCGAGCTGCCGGACGAGCCCGTGGACGAGACGCCCGCGTCCTCGCTCCTGTCGAACGTGGAGGCCCTGGAGCGCTGCTTCACCCAGCGGCAGTGGCCGCACGCGGTGGAGCTCATGTCGTGGACGGAGGCGGGCGCGCGCTGGAGCGTGTTGTGGAACGAGACGGCGAGCCGGGTGCAGGTCCGGGTGCCGGGCTTCTGCCTGGCGCGGGTGGTGGAGCTGCTCCAGGACGCGGCCGCGTGGGGGCCCTTCGCCGAGGCCATCCAGCCGCGGTTGGTGGGCTACCGGGCGCCGGATCGTGACGAGCGGGTGCTCGAGGTGGTGAGCCACGCGGCGAGCGCGTACCTGGCGAGCATCCTCGCCCAGCACGGCATGGTGTGGAGGACCTCGCCCGGAGAGCCCCTGCGGCTGGAGCGCGAGGGGGAGCCGGTGGACCCCACGGCCCTGGTGGAGGGCGTGCTGGAGGGACGGCTCGGCGTCGAGGCGGTGGAGGGTCTGTGCGCGCGGCTCGCGGTGGCCCGGGACGCCGCGTGGAGCGTCCGGGAGGAGGAGCGCGAGGGGGCCCTGGCGCCCCTGGTGCCGGTGAAGGTGGAGCACGCGGGGGACGCGGTGACGGTGTGCGCTCCCTTCTCGCGCCTGGGTCTGCCGCAGTGCTGCGCCGTCTGTGGGGGCGACCTCTGCCGCCACGTGCAGACGCGCTTCCACGTGGGCGGCATGCTGAGCGACCACGGCGACATCACCATCGAGGTGCCCGTCTGCCAGACGCACGCGCTCCAGCCGCACAAGGCCTTCAAGGTCCGCCGCTACGAGCAGGCCTCGGACCTCATCACGCTCGAGGTGCCCTCGCTCGAGTACGCGCGGCTCATCCAGCGCAGCAACGCCTGA
- a CDS encoding bifunctional metallophosphatase/5'-nucleotidase, whose translation MRHMLPRPRPRPLTSCAALLASLLCACAHPPGGQPSATRAASTPAGKTVLARILAINDFHGNLAPPTGSAGEVRTGRLLEGKPERVAAGGAAWLAAHLSRLRAAPSAAPPVVVSAGDLIGASPLLSALFHDEPTIEAMNLMGLTLHGVGNHEFDEGTAELLRMRNGGCHPVEGCQGREPFAGARFEFLAANVVDAKDAPLFPAYALREFEGVKVAFIGMTLQGTPEIVNAASIQGLRFLDEADTVNALVPELRKQGVRAIVVLVHEGGVQKGPGASPDGCEGLSGPIVDIVHRMDPEVDAVLSAHTHQAYNCVLDGKRVTSASSYGRLITHLELVLDAASGDVVDSRAHNVITTREGAGDPEVGALVERYERLSAPMRERMLGRVEQTLRGPDARQWPSGESPLGNLLADALLAATREAGAQLAFMNPGGIRGELAAGDVTYGEAFTVQPFGDSLVTLTLTGEQLRRLLEEQWVGDHVRILHPSRGFSYTWKDSAPVGQKVDPASLRLHGVPIDPAGHYRVTVGSFLAGGGDSFRVFLQGTARKGGPSDLEALESWLKAQSPLSAPETNRITRVP comes from the coding sequence ATGCGCCACATGCTCCCCCGTCCACGCCCCCGTCCCCTCACGTCATGCGCGGCCCTGCTCGCCTCGCTCCTCTGCGCTTGTGCCCACCCGCCTGGAGGACAGCCCTCCGCCACGCGGGCGGCGAGTACCCCCGCGGGGAAGACCGTGCTCGCACGCATCCTCGCCATCAATGACTTTCATGGAAACCTCGCGCCGCCCACGGGCTCGGCGGGAGAGGTGCGCACCGGCCGGCTCCTGGAGGGCAAGCCGGAGCGGGTGGCGGCCGGAGGCGCGGCGTGGCTCGCCGCGCATCTGTCGCGCTTGCGCGCGGCGCCCTCGGCGGCGCCCCCCGTGGTGGTGTCCGCGGGAGATCTCATCGGCGCCAGCCCGCTGCTCTCCGCCCTGTTCCACGACGAGCCCACCATCGAGGCGATGAACCTCATGGGGCTCACGCTGCACGGCGTGGGCAATCACGAGTTCGACGAGGGCACCGCCGAGCTGCTGCGCATGCGCAACGGAGGCTGTCACCCGGTGGAGGGTTGCCAGGGCCGCGAGCCCTTCGCGGGCGCGCGCTTCGAGTTCCTCGCGGCCAACGTGGTCGACGCCAAGGACGCCCCGCTCTTTCCCGCCTACGCGCTGCGGGAGTTCGAGGGCGTGAAGGTGGCCTTCATCGGCATGACGCTCCAGGGCACGCCGGAGATCGTCAACGCCGCCAGCATCCAGGGGCTGCGCTTCCTCGACGAGGCGGACACCGTCAACGCGCTCGTGCCCGAGCTGAGGAAGCAGGGCGTGCGGGCCATCGTCGTGCTGGTGCACGAGGGGGGCGTGCAGAAGGGCCCCGGCGCCTCCCCTGACGGGTGCGAGGGGCTCTCCGGCCCCATCGTGGACATCGTCCACCGGATGGATCCCGAGGTGGACGCCGTCCTCAGTGCCCACACCCACCAGGCCTACAACTGCGTGCTCGACGGCAAGCGCGTCACCAGCGCGTCGTCCTACGGACGGCTCATCACCCACCTGGAGCTCGTGCTGGACGCGGCGAGCGGCGACGTGGTGGACAGCCGCGCGCACAACGTCATCACCACCCGCGAGGGAGCGGGAGACCCCGAGGTGGGGGCGCTGGTGGAGCGCTATGAGCGGTTGAGCGCCCCCATGCGCGAGCGCATGCTCGGGCGGGTGGAGCAGACGCTGCGCGGACCGGATGCGCGGCAGTGGCCCTCGGGAGAGTCCCCGCTGGGCAACCTGCTCGCGGACGCGCTGCTCGCGGCGACGCGGGAGGCGGGCGCGCAGCTGGCGTTCATGAACCCGGGAGGCATCCGCGGTGAGCTCGCCGCGGGCGACGTCACCTATGGCGAGGCCTTCACCGTGCAACCCTTCGGCGACTCCCTGGTGACGCTCACGCTCACCGGCGAGCAGCTGCGACGGCTGCTGGAGGAGCAATGGGTGGGCGACCACGTGCGCATCCTCCACCCCTCGCGCGGCTTCTCCTATACGTGGAAGGACTCGGCGCCCGTGGGCCAGAAGGTGGACCCGGCCAGCCTCCGGCTCCACGGCGTCCCCATCGATCCGGCGGGGCACTACCGCGTCACGGTGGGCAGCTTCCTGGCGGGGGGCGGAGACAGCTTCCGCGTCTTCCTCCAGGGCACCGCGCGCAAGGGGGGACCCTCGGACCTGGAAGCCTTGGAGTCCTGGCTCAAGGCACAATCTCCACTTTCCGCGCCAGAGACAAACCGCATTACCCGGGTTCCCTAG
- a CDS encoding MOSC domain-containing protein produces the protein MDTPSGTIRALLLAQERGTPMKRVPEAQAVEGRGFVGDRHGKKKPNGKRQLLLLDASSSEALRLSVGELKENVVLSGVPLESLPAGQRLALGGEVVVELTEPCVPCSKLERLRPGLLKESWGQRGQLARVLRGGTVREGDEVRLLDVNPDAPRPIRPKLP, from the coding sequence GTGGACACTCCTTCCGGCACCATCCGCGCCCTGCTGCTCGCCCAGGAGCGGGGAACTCCCATGAAGCGCGTCCCCGAGGCCCAGGCGGTGGAGGGCCGGGGCTTCGTGGGAGACCGTCACGGCAAGAAGAAGCCCAACGGCAAGCGCCAGTTGCTGCTGCTGGACGCCTCCTCCTCGGAGGCCCTGCGGCTGTCGGTGGGCGAACTGAAGGAGAACGTGGTCCTCTCCGGCGTCCCGCTGGAGTCGCTGCCCGCGGGCCAGCGGCTGGCGCTCGGCGGCGAGGTGGTGGTGGAGCTGACCGAGCCGTGCGTGCCGTGCTCGAAGCTGGAGCGCCTCCGCCCCGGCCTGCTCAAGGAGTCCTGGGGCCAGCGCGGCCAGCTCGCCCGGGTGCTGCGCGGAGGCACGGTGCGCGAGGGCGATGAAGTGCGCCTGCTCGACGTCAACCCGGACGCGCCCCGCCCCATCCGTCCCAAGCTGCCCTGA
- a CDS encoding glycoside hydrolase family 88 protein, translating into MASRHREPLLTRLLALGVGLLGMTSAHAFDDAAADRALAFSRRQLERTATGLSADTTRSPKSSLGGSWRLVEHTDKVGWTQGFFPGALWYVYESGRERVWRERADAWTRPLEVQKTNTATHDLGFKLMPSFGHAYRLTGDPFYRDVLLTAAGSLATRFHPTVGVIDCCDWNDPPWHVALVTDTLVDLELLFWAARHGGDPRWNDQALRHALKTLEHMVRADGGTFHVVDYDDTGRILFRGTFQGYSDGSTWARGQAWAIYGFTMAYRYTRDPRLLEGARKVTEYYLAHLPADSVPPWDFDAPADQRQKDSSAAAITASALLELSTYVGEPAAGRYRGAALAMLDHLASPAYLAEGTSSPGILLHGVAFYRTPIKPQGDDIDASLIYGDYYFIEALQRFKQSSPGMPPDAGTPPDAGTPPDAGTPPDVGSPDAGSPPEQRPPGPPEPGDGEPPTREGGCAAAPGALLTVLALWPWLARARRRPSTR; encoded by the coding sequence ATGGCGAGCCGACACCGAGAACCCCTCCTGACCAGGCTTCTCGCGCTGGGCGTGGGCCTGCTGGGGATGACGTCCGCCCACGCCTTCGATGACGCGGCGGCGGACCGGGCGCTCGCGTTCTCCCGACGGCAACTGGAGCGCACCGCCACCGGGCTCTCCGCCGACACGACGCGCTCGCCCAAGAGCAGTCTCGGCGGCTCCTGGAGGCTCGTCGAGCACACCGACAAGGTGGGCTGGACCCAGGGCTTCTTCCCGGGCGCGCTCTGGTACGTGTACGAGTCGGGGCGCGAGCGCGTCTGGCGGGAGCGGGCGGACGCCTGGACCCGGCCCCTGGAGGTCCAGAAGACCAACACGGCGACGCACGACCTGGGCTTCAAGCTCATGCCCAGCTTCGGCCACGCGTACCGGCTGACGGGGGACCCCTTCTACCGGGACGTGCTGCTCACGGCGGCGGGCTCGCTCGCCACCCGCTTCCACCCCACGGTGGGAGTCATCGACTGCTGCGACTGGAACGACCCGCCCTGGCACGTGGCCCTGGTCACCGACACGCTGGTGGACCTGGAGCTGCTCTTCTGGGCCGCGCGCCATGGAGGAGACCCCCGGTGGAACGACCAGGCGCTGCGCCACGCGCTCAAGACGCTCGAGCACATGGTGCGCGCGGACGGCGGCACCTTCCACGTGGTGGACTACGACGACACGGGCCGCATCCTCTTCCGCGGCACCTTCCAGGGCTACTCCGACGGCTCCACCTGGGCGCGGGGTCAAGCGTGGGCCATCTACGGCTTCACCATGGCCTACCGCTACACGCGCGACCCGCGCCTGCTCGAGGGCGCACGCAAGGTCACCGAGTACTACCTCGCCCATCTGCCCGCGGACTCGGTGCCGCCCTGGGACTTCGACGCCCCCGCGGACCAGCGGCAGAAGGACTCCTCGGCCGCCGCCATCACCGCTTCCGCGCTCCTGGAGTTGAGCACGTATGTCGGAGAGCCCGCCGCCGGGCGCTATCGCGGCGCGGCCCTGGCGATGCTCGACCACCTCGCCTCCCCCGCCTACCTCGCCGAGGGCACCTCCTCTCCCGGCATCCTCCTGCACGGCGTGGCCTTCTACCGCACGCCCATCAAGCCCCAGGGAGACGACATCGACGCGAGCCTCATCTACGGCGACTACTACTTCATCGAGGCGCTCCAGCGCTTCAAGCAGTCCTCCCCGGGCATGCCCCCGGATGCGGGGACGCCGCCCGACGCGGGCACGCCCCCTGATGCGGGGACGCCGCCCGACGTGGGTTCCCCGGACGCGGGCTCCCCGCCGGAGCAGCGACCACCCGGCCCACCGGAGCCCGGCGATGGGGAGCCTCCCACCCGGGAAGGAGGCTGCGCCGCGGCGCCCGGCGCGCTGCTCACGGTGCTGGCCTTGTGGCCCTGGCTCGCGCGCGCCCGGCGGAGGCCGTCCACCCGATGA
- a CDS encoding Uma2 family endonuclease, whose product MEDPRSRREALYAALEKLPPNVLGEIVGGELYVSPRPAFPHARAASLLGSELTGPFDRGRGGPGGWLLLDAPELHLGQDIVVPDITGWRRQRMPEMPQVAAFTLAPDWVCEVLSPSTAALDRARKMAVYAREGVGHLWLVDPVLQTLEVYRREHGGWFVLGTHVGEARVRAEPFEALELELGALWAR is encoded by the coding sequence ATGGAGGATCCGCGCTCGCGGCGGGAGGCGCTGTATGCGGCGCTGGAGAAGCTTCCGCCCAACGTCCTGGGTGAGATCGTCGGCGGCGAGCTGTACGTGAGCCCCCGTCCGGCCTTTCCGCACGCTCGGGCGGCATCCTTGCTGGGCAGCGAGCTGACGGGCCCATTTGATCGAGGAAGAGGGGGACCGGGTGGCTGGCTCCTCCTGGATGCGCCGGAGCTGCACCTGGGTCAGGACATCGTGGTGCCGGACATCACGGGCTGGCGTCGGCAGCGGATGCCCGAGATGCCCCAGGTGGCGGCCTTCACCCTCGCGCCGGATTGGGTCTGCGAGGTGCTCTCCCCGTCCACGGCCGCACTGGACCGGGCCCGGAAGATGGCGGTGTATGCCCGCGAGGGCGTCGGTCACCTGTGGCTCGTGGATCCGGTGCTCCAGACGCTGGAGGTGTACCGGCGGGAGCACGGGGGCTGGTTCGTCCTGGGCACGCACGTGGGCGAGGCGCGGGTGCGCGCGGAGCCCTTCGAGGCCTTGGAACTGGAACTGGGCGCGCTCTGGGCGCGCTGA
- the fumC gene encoding class II fumarate hydratase — MSQDKVRIEKDTFGPIEVPADRLWGAQTQRSRQNFAISTERMPLALIRALVLVKKAAAIVNQENGSLPRDRGEAIVKAANEVLDGQHDEEFPLIVWQTGSGTQTNMNVNEVLANRASELMGGERGEARRVHPNDDVNKGQSSNDVFPTAMSVAAAEAVVRNVLPELIALRDVLAERAERFRDIVKIGRTHLQDATPLTLGQEFSGYVAQLEQARKHLEAALPHLSELALGGTAVGTGLNAPKGFAERVAQELARLTGHPFVTAPNKFEALAANDALVHAHGALKGLAAALFKIANDVRWLASGPRSGIGEITIPENEPGSSIMPGKVNPTQSEALTMLCAQVMGNDVAISLGGASGNFELNVFKPLIIHNFLQSCRLLADGMRSFRLHCAVGIEPNLPRLQENLERSLMLVTALNPHIGYDNAAKIAKKAHKEGKTLKETAVELGLLTAEQFDQWVRPEKMTGNL; from the coding sequence ATGAGTCAAGACAAGGTTCGCATCGAGAAGGACACCTTCGGCCCCATCGAGGTGCCGGCCGACCGCTTGTGGGGCGCCCAGACGCAGCGCAGCCGGCAGAACTTCGCCATCTCCACCGAGCGCATGCCCCTGGCCCTCATCCGCGCCCTGGTGCTGGTGAAGAAGGCCGCCGCGATCGTCAACCAGGAGAATGGCTCGCTGCCCCGCGACAGGGGCGAGGCCATCGTGAAGGCCGCCAACGAGGTGCTCGACGGCCAGCATGACGAGGAGTTCCCCCTCATCGTCTGGCAGACGGGCAGCGGCACCCAGACGAACATGAACGTCAACGAGGTGCTGGCCAACCGCGCCTCCGAGCTGATGGGCGGCGAGCGCGGCGAGGCGCGCCGGGTGCATCCCAATGACGACGTCAACAAGGGGCAGAGCTCCAACGACGTCTTCCCCACCGCCATGAGCGTGGCCGCGGCCGAGGCCGTGGTGCGCAACGTGCTCCCCGAGCTCATCGCCCTGCGCGACGTGCTCGCCGAGCGCGCCGAGCGCTTCCGGGACATCGTGAAGATTGGCCGCACCCACCTGCAGGACGCCACGCCGCTCACGCTCGGTCAGGAGTTCAGCGGCTACGTGGCCCAGCTCGAGCAGGCGCGCAAGCACCTGGAGGCCGCGCTGCCGCACCTGTCGGAGCTGGCGCTCGGAGGCACCGCCGTGGGCACTGGCCTCAACGCCCCCAAGGGCTTCGCCGAGCGCGTGGCCCAGGAACTCGCCCGCCTCACCGGCCACCCCTTCGTCACCGCGCCCAACAAGTTCGAGGCGCTCGCGGCCAATGACGCGCTGGTGCACGCGCACGGCGCGCTCAAGGGCCTGGCCGCCGCGCTCTTCAAGATCGCCAACGACGTGCGCTGGCTCGCGTCGGGGCCGCGCTCGGGCATCGGGGAGATCACCATCCCGGAGAACGAGCCGGGCAGCTCCATCATGCCCGGCAAGGTCAACCCCACCCAGTCCGAGGCGCTCACCATGCTGTGCGCCCAGGTCATGGGCAACGACGTGGCCATCTCCCTGGGCGGCGCGTCCGGCAACTTCGAGCTCAACGTCTTCAAGCCGCTCATCATCCACAACTTCCTGCAGAGCTGCCGCCTGCTCGCCGATGGCATGCGCAGCTTCCGGTTGCACTGCGCGGTGGGCATCGAGCCCAACCTGCCCCGGCTCCAGGAGAACCTGGAGCGCTCGTTGATGCTCGTCACCGCGCTCAACCCGCACATCGGCTACGACAACGCGGCGAAGATCGCCAAGAAGGCCCACAAGGAGGGCAAGACGCTCAAGGAGACCGCGGTGGAGCTGGGCCTGCTCACCGCCGAGCAGTTCGATCAGTGGGTGCGCCCGGAGAAGATGACCGGCAACCTGTAG